A genomic segment from Limosilactobacillus sp. encodes:
- a CDS encoding prolyl-tRNA synthetase associated domain-containing protein, translating into MAKGTYQQVKDALKKLGIDDYYVVDHPAAHTTEEADEYIAGHEGVRTKTMFLKGKKKKYYMVIMDDKKRMDFHEFQDLTGAKRVSMAQPAALEEQLGLEPGVVSPFGLLNNEDHNVTVYIDKDIVDEPIQTFHPNENTHTLFIKTPDLMKFLKAIDFEPEIIDL; encoded by the coding sequence ATGGCAAAGGGCACCTACCAACAGGTCAAGGACGCACTGAAGAAGCTGGGTATCGACGACTATTACGTAGTTGACCACCCGGCCGCTCACACGACGGAAGAGGCCGACGAATACATCGCCGGGCACGAGGGCGTGCGGACCAAGACGATGTTTCTCAAGGGGAAGAAGAAAAAGTACTACATGGTGATCATGGACGACAAGAAGCGGATGGACTTCCATGAGTTCCAGGACCTGACCGGGGCCAAGCGGGTCTCGATGGCCCAGCCAGCCGCCCTGGAAGAGCAGCTCGGCCTGGAACCGGGGGTGGTGTCGCCGTTCGGTCTGCTCAACAATGAGGACCACAACGTGACGGTCTACATTGATAAGGACATCGTCGACGAGCCGATCCAGACCTTCCACCCGAATGAAAACACCCACACGCTCTTCATCAAGACGCCGGACCTGATGAAGTTCTTGAAGGCAATCGACTTTGAACCGGAAATCATTGATCTCTAA
- a CDS encoding aldo/keto reductase, whose protein sequence is MTTIPTFKLNDGNEIPSFGFGTFQIPADGSTYDAVANALKLGYRHIDTAAAYFNEQEVGKAIKDSGIPRDQIWVTSKLWLQDYAYADAKKAIDTSLEKLGLDYMDLYLLHQPYGKVDEAWRALEEAQKAGKIRSIGVSNMTPKLWKKFVPSFDVMPAVNQVEFNPYFQQKELRQVLADAHVALEAWAPLGEGNKDLFAEPILNAIAKKYGKDVGQVILRFEHQEGVIVFPKSVHESRIKSNAEIFDFELTSDEMDAIRNLDHGKGQHDPDTPGVGDMLLNAFDIHAND, encoded by the coding sequence ATGACAACTATTCCAACTTTTAAACTCAATGATGGCAATGAAATCCCGTCCTTTGGCTTCGGTACCTTCCAGATCCCGGCGGACGGCTCAACCTACGACGCGGTGGCCAACGCGCTGAAGCTGGGCTACCGCCACATCGATACGGCCGCGGCCTACTTCAACGAGCAGGAAGTCGGCAAGGCAATCAAGGACAGCGGGATTCCGCGCGACCAGATCTGGGTAACCTCCAAGCTCTGGCTGCAGGACTACGCCTATGCGGACGCCAAGAAGGCCATCGACACCTCCCTGGAAAAGCTGGGTCTGGACTACATGGACCTCTATTTGCTGCACCAGCCATACGGCAAGGTCGACGAGGCTTGGCGGGCCCTGGAGGAAGCACAAAAGGCCGGCAAGATCCGCTCAATCGGGGTTTCCAACATGACGCCAAAACTCTGGAAGAAGTTCGTGCCGAGCTTTGATGTGATGCCAGCGGTCAACCAGGTTGAATTTAACCCTTACTTCCAGCAAAAGGAACTGCGCCAGGTCTTGGCTGACGCGCACGTGGCCCTGGAGGCCTGGGCACCGCTGGGCGAAGGCAACAAGGACCTCTTTGCCGAGCCAATCCTGAACGCAATTGCCAAGAAGTACGGCAAGGACGTCGGTCAAGTCATCCTGCGCTTCGAGCATCAGGAAGGGGTCATCGTCTTCCCGAAGTCCGTTCACGAATCACGGATTAAGTCAAACGCTGAGATCTTTGACTTCGAGCTGACCTCCGACGAGATGGACGCCATCCGCAACCTCGACCACGGCAAGGGCCAGCACGATCCGGACACGCCGGGTGTTGGAGACATGCTGCTGAATGCTTTTGACATTCACGCCAACGACTAA
- a CDS encoding AraC family transcriptional regulator: protein MDFHELENVDYSFSDYPVLIEYTNLSSYPDFRAINHWHDDFEFTYIFAGQMDYNVNGTIITLSKGNGIFVNSKQMHFGFNSNHQDCLFLCVVFKPTLLCINSAFEEEYVKPIINNGVPFLKLSQQNPLQKKILLSLLTLKDSAQSKLAIQARLFAIWNDLYQLLPKSSQNVLEKSADFSLLKRVLVFIESNYQNRLTLADLVKEFSISKSKIIKLFNRYLQQTPIEYLNSFRIKKACQLLTSTELPITEISFKVGFNDSSYFAKTFKQKMRETAREYRKGH, encoded by the coding sequence ATGGACTTTCATGAATTGGAAAATGTCGATTATAGTTTTAGCGACTATCCCGTTTTAATTGAATATACCAATTTATCGTCTTACCCAGATTTTCGCGCGATCAACCATTGGCATGATGATTTTGAGTTCACATATATTTTTGCCGGTCAAATGGACTACAACGTTAACGGAACCATCATTACCCTGTCCAAGGGAAATGGGATCTTTGTAAATTCCAAGCAAATGCATTTCGGCTTTAATTCAAACCATCAAGATTGCTTGTTTCTATGCGTTGTTTTTAAGCCAACCTTGCTGTGTATCAATTCAGCCTTTGAGGAAGAATACGTTAAACCAATTATCAATAATGGGGTGCCATTCCTAAAGTTAAGTCAACAAAATCCACTGCAAAAGAAGATTCTGTTGTCTTTGCTAACACTGAAGGATTCCGCACAATCAAAGCTGGCAATTCAGGCGAGGCTGTTTGCCATCTGGAACGACTTATACCAGCTCCTGCCCAAATCCTCTCAAAACGTTTTGGAAAAAAGCGCTGACTTTTCACTGTTAAAGCGGGTTCTCGTTTTTATTGAGAGCAATTATCAAAATAGATTAACCTTGGCCGATCTAGTGAAAGAATTCAGCATCAGTAAAAGCAAGATTATTAAATTATTCAACCGGTACCTTCAGCAAACGCCAATCGAATACCTCAATAGCTTTAGGATCAAAAAGGCTTGCCAACTACTGACTTCGACTGAGCTACCCATTACCGAAATCAGTTTTAAGGTCGGCTTTAATGACAGCAGTTATTTTGCAAAGACCTTCAAGCAAAAGATGCGGGAGACAGCACGTGAATATCGCAAAGGCCATTGA
- a CDS encoding plasmid pRiA4b ORF-3 family protein has translation MTTIYYGNDLTKKLGKKQAQTASTSAEPQAFSTWFIAPLTINRKPYYLHVEAVTGFPVVTKALTPKQFARVFHKTIDRIDYLTDDQKFQIESLTTEKLTYDYAPTATNLMLTKYQQHAAQHPEELEEALAKTRGLPRQDSLSQLSFKVLQSLGVKQEILLSRKLIKFANSKFADKPGKPKPTVKYVTTTPQFDDPRKWEKYEWQPVDQHPKIVQQIQHNNLQAIAQYVDTLPSSYRLPLELVMDFLNDFLNRYLFIEWIILPTTSLAEANAYYYSSMTAQPENYEMYTEMLTGFFRFLSKTGIIRKSDSQRVNSYIKHTSKKFLGYSSQREQMTYTLKQLSSLIENNPDAVQTAIEQMQNGDEPDLTNFFDQPAHPAKTFSAPSNQTYELRAKLNDFHPSTWRRFVISGDASLADLEEAMIFIFHGQFEHLYDLRNERTNEVFELPEAMDEMFSPFANADFKDATKTNVSSLKLDDRLLFTYDFGDSWEFTVHVRKITNEPGPATAQVLSGKGYGIIEDIGGVGALQEYYDDYKAGHVDPDLKEWMGESLIDLNQFDKNEINDLLRGE, from the coding sequence ATGACAACTATTTACTATGGCAATGACCTCACCAAAAAATTGGGAAAGAAACAAGCACAAACAGCAAGCACATCAGCTGAACCGCAAGCATTTTCTACCTGGTTCATCGCCCCGCTGACGATTAACCGGAAGCCATACTACCTGCACGTCGAGGCGGTGACTGGTTTCCCAGTCGTCACGAAGGCGCTGACGCCGAAGCAGTTTGCGCGGGTCTTTCATAAGACCATCGACCGGATCGATTATTTGACTGATGATCAAAAATTTCAAATTGAATCCCTGACAACTGAAAAACTTACCTATGATTACGCCCCTACCGCCACAAATCTAATGTTGACGAAGTACCAGCAGCATGCTGCCCAACACCCAGAGGAACTTGAAGAGGCGTTGGCAAAAACTAGGGGGCTGCCCCGCCAAGACAGTCTGTCGCAACTCTCCTTCAAAGTCTTGCAGTCGTTGGGAGTTAAACAAGAAATCTTGCTTTCACGAAAACTAATCAAGTTTGCCAACAGCAAATTTGCGGATAAGCCAGGAAAACCGAAGCCAACCGTTAAGTACGTGACCACTACGCCCCAATTTGATGATCCGCGGAAGTGGGAAAAGTACGAATGGCAGCCGGTTGATCAACACCCGAAAATTGTTCAGCAAATTCAGCACAATAATCTTCAAGCAATCGCCCAATATGTTGACACGCTGCCATCATCCTATCGCTTGCCACTTGAACTGGTAATGGATTTTCTCAATGACTTTCTCAATCGCTACCTCTTCATTGAGTGGATCATCCTCCCGACTACTAGTCTCGCGGAAGCCAATGCCTACTACTACAGCTCGATGACGGCCCAACCAGAGAATTATGAAATGTATACAGAAATGCTGACCGGTTTCTTCCGTTTTCTCAGCAAGACTGGCATTATTCGGAAAAGCGATAGCCAGCGGGTCAATTCTTATATCAAGCATACCAGCAAAAAATTCCTCGGCTATAGCAGTCAACGCGAGCAAATGACGTATACACTCAAACAGCTGTCCTCACTAATCGAAAACAATCCAGATGCTGTTCAGACGGCGATCGAGCAAATGCAAAATGGTGACGAGCCGGACCTAACCAACTTCTTTGACCAACCGGCCCATCCCGCTAAAACATTCTCGGCCCCAAGCAACCAAACCTACGAATTGCGGGCTAAATTAAATGACTTCCATCCTTCAACTTGGCGACGATTCGTCATCAGCGGCGATGCGAGCCTGGCCGACCTCGAGGAGGCAATGATCTTCATATTCCACGGTCAGTTTGAGCATCTCTATGACCTGCGAAATGAGCGCACCAATGAAGTCTTTGAACTGCCCGAAGCAATGGACGAGATGTTCTCCCCATTTGCCAATGCGGATTTTAAGGACGCTACCAAGACCAATGTTTCCTCATTAAAGCTCGACGACCGACTGCTCTTCACCTACGATTTTGGCGACAGCTGGGAGTTTACGGTCCACGTGCGCAAAATCACCAACGAACCCGGTCCCGCAACAGCCCAGGTTCTTTCTGGAAAAGGCTACGGCATCATCGAAGACATCGGTGGCGTCGGTGCCCTCCAAGAATACTATGACGACTACAAGGCTGGGCACGTTGATCCGGATCTGAAGGAATGGATGGGCGAGTCGCTGATCGATCTCAACCAGTTCGATAAAAATGAAATTAACGATCTACTGCGTGGAGAATAA
- the dltA gene encoding D-alanine--poly(phosphoribitol) ligase subunit DltA: MTKNIVTSFDECARANASRVAYDEMGTTTTYGALQAATNTLAAWLAKQGLATQEPILVFGDHQVQMIESFLAALKTNHPYIPVATDSALPRLQSILDTAQPGMVIAVDDFPSDQVKVTAPVITREQLDKIIATPQAFTVTAPVSGDDLAYVLFTSGTTGSPKGVEVSHDNLRAFIDWMLGPDFKLPHQVNYLGQPPYSFDLSNMYWWPALLSGSTIKAIPHDVVENFGQLFTALPKLDLNIFVGTPSFADMLMLSPAFSEKQMGGLKFFLFCGEELTVKTARNLQQRFPHAKIFNTYGPTEATVAISGVEITPEMVAHCDRLPVGYAKSGIKLSIWNGDQEITEPGKQGEIIISGDSVAQGYMNNSEKTAKAFFTLNGQRAYRTGDAGVLDADGLLHHKGRMDFQIKLHGFRVELDEVRASLEKSPLIKQAVAVPKYNRDGKVTHLIADVIPQSQPDDPAALTKAIRESLQGLIMPYMMPTQFVYRDSFPMSANGKIAIKQLISEANK; the protein is encoded by the coding sequence ATGACCAAAAATATTGTGACATCGTTTGACGAATGTGCGCGGGCAAACGCCAGCCGAGTCGCCTATGACGAGATGGGGACCACCACCACGTACGGCGCACTGCAGGCGGCAACCAACACGCTCGCCGCTTGGCTTGCTAAGCAGGGACTTGCCACCCAGGAGCCAATCCTGGTTTTCGGTGACCACCAGGTTCAAATGATCGAAAGCTTCCTAGCCGCCCTGAAAACCAACCACCCCTACATTCCGGTGGCGACTGATTCTGCCCTGCCGCGGCTCCAGTCGATTCTCGACACGGCCCAGCCTGGCATGGTGATTGCCGTCGATGATTTCCCGAGTGATCAAGTTAAGGTGACCGCACCGGTAATTACCCGGGAACAGCTGGACAAAATCATCGCTACGCCACAAGCATTCACGGTGACTGCACCGGTCAGCGGTGACGACCTGGCATACGTGCTCTTTACGTCCGGGACGACCGGTTCGCCTAAGGGGGTCGAGGTCAGCCACGACAACCTGCGGGCCTTTATCGACTGGATGCTTGGCCCGGACTTCAAGCTGCCGCACCAGGTTAACTACCTCGGCCAACCGCCGTACTCCTTTGATCTTTCAAACATGTACTGGTGGCCGGCCCTGCTGAGCGGCAGCACGATCAAGGCGATCCCGCATGACGTCGTGGAAAACTTCGGTCAGCTCTTTACGGCTCTACCGAAGCTCGACCTAAATATCTTCGTCGGAACCCCATCCTTTGCGGACATGCTGATGCTCAGCCCCGCCTTTAGTGAAAAGCAGATGGGTGGCTTGAAGTTCTTCCTCTTCTGTGGGGAAGAGCTAACCGTCAAGACCGCCCGCAATCTTCAGCAGCGTTTCCCCCACGCCAAGATCTTCAATACCTACGGACCCACCGAGGCTACGGTGGCGATCTCCGGCGTCGAAATCACCCCGGAGATGGTGGCGCACTGTGACCGCCTGCCAGTCGGCTATGCCAAGTCTGGAATTAAGCTCTCAATCTGGAACGGCGATCAAGAAATCACCGAGCCAGGGAAGCAGGGCGAGATCATCATCAGTGGCGATAGCGTGGCCCAGGGCTACATGAACAATTCTGAAAAGACAGCCAAGGCCTTCTTCACGCTGAACGGCCAACGCGCCTACCGGACCGGGGATGCCGGGGTGCTGGACGCCGATGGGCTCCTCCACCACAAGGGTCGGATGGACTTCCAGATCAAACTTCATGGCTTCCGGGTCGAGCTCGACGAGGTCCGGGCCAGCCTGGAGAAGAGTCCCCTGATCAAGCAGGCGGTGGCCGTGCCGAAGTACAACCGGGACGGCAAGGTGACCCACCTGATCGCCGACGTGATTCCCCAGAGTCAGCCGGACGATCCCGCTGCCCTGACCAAGGCAATTCGGGAGAGCCTGCAGGGCCTGATCATGCCGTACATGATGCCGACCCAGTTCGTCTACCGCGACAGCTTCCCAATGTCGGCCAACGGCAAGATCGCTATTAAACAACTGATTAGCGAGGCCAATAAATGA
- a CDS encoding aldo/keto reductase, with amino-acid sequence MSDVNVPTVKLNNGVEMPTLGFGVFQVPDLTQAEQAVTDALNTGYRLIDTAAAYQNEEAVGAAIAKSSVKREDVFVTSKLWVSDFNYERAKKGIDTSLQKLGLDYMDLYLLHQPYGDTMGAWRALEEAQKAGKIRAIGVSNFWPDQLKDLELTEPVKPAVNQIELNPWFQRENEVKFMQGEGIRPEAWAPFAEGKDGIFTNETVAAIADKYGKSNGQVILRWLLQRGITVIPKSVHQNRMAENIDVFDFELSDDDMKTMAGLDKNVSQFFDHHDPVTIEQIFGSSLKQVQADEQNNL; translated from the coding sequence ATGTCAGACGTAAACGTACCAACAGTTAAACTCAACAACGGGGTGGAAATGCCAACCCTGGGCTTCGGGGTCTTCCAGGTGCCGGACCTGACCCAAGCCGAACAGGCCGTCACCGATGCCTTAAACACTGGCTACCGCCTGATCGATACCGCCGCCGCATACCAAAACGAGGAGGCAGTTGGAGCGGCGATCGCCAAGAGTTCCGTCAAGCGGGAGGATGTCTTCGTGACCTCTAAGCTTTGGGTGTCCGACTTCAACTACGAGCGTGCCAAGAAGGGGATTGACACTTCCCTGCAAAAGCTGGGCTTAGACTACATGGATCTCTACCTGCTGCACCAGCCATACGGTGATACGATGGGTGCTTGGCGGGCCCTGGAGGAAGCGCAGAAGGCCGGCAAGATCCGTGCCATCGGGGTTTCCAACTTCTGGCCGGACCAACTGAAGGACCTGGAACTGACCGAACCGGTTAAGCCCGCAGTCAACCAGATCGAGCTCAACCCGTGGTTCCAGCGTGAAAACGAAGTGAAGTTCATGCAGGGCGAGGGCATTCGGCCGGAAGCCTGGGCACCGTTTGCGGAAGGCAAGGACGGTATCTTCACGAACGAAACGGTCGCTGCCATTGCCGACAAGTACGGCAAGTCCAACGGCCAGGTCATCCTGCGCTGGCTGCTGCAGCGCGGCATCACGGTGATTCCGAAGTCCGTTCACCAGAACCGGATGGCCGAAAACATCGATGTCTTTGACTTTGAACTCTCCGACGATGACATGAAGACGATGGCCGGCCTAGACAAGAATGTCAGTCAGTTCTTCGATCACCACGATCCGGTCACAATCGAACAGATCTTTGGCTCCAGCCTGAAGCAGGTGCAAGCCGACGAACAGAATAATCTCTAG
- a CDS encoding GH32 C-terminal domain-containing protein: MRVAGQQVLPVSDPQHAELALKFAETPHDFSWILSDQDGALVSLAYEQGQLTLTRRGNDPHRYATVTELDDIRIFVDTSSVEIFVNAGTTTFTERYYAKGQVELALAAERECQLHVQAFQLK; this comes from the coding sequence ATGCGGGTGGCGGGTCAGCAAGTTCTGCCGGTCAGCGACCCACAGCACGCGGAATTAGCGCTCAAGTTTGCAGAGACGCCCCACGACTTCTCCTGGATCCTGAGCGACCAGGATGGTGCCCTGGTCAGCCTCGCCTACGAGCAGGGCCAGCTCACCCTGACCCGCCGTGGCAATGATCCGCACCGCTACGCCACGGTCACAGAACTCGACGACATTCGGATTTTCGTCGACACTAGCTCGGTGGAAATCTTCGTTAACGCCGGCACAACCACCTTCACCGAGCGCTACTACGCTAAGGGCCAAGTTGAACTTGCCCTGGCCGCCGAAAGGGAATGCCAGCTCCATGTTCAAGCTTTTCAACTTAAGTAA
- a CDS encoding IS30 family transposase: MTHLNDTMSTILLTTHKKNAHLTKEERVMIATLKSQGLSNRAIGRQLGVNHQTINNELNRGTVRQLRRQKSNGKIYEYSYYIYSYEAGQATYLEHHRHSGRRRLYYSSKQFLRLADQLMLGEFDDHHYSPQAVIYKARDLMNDGTLIPKSVVTLYQWINEGVLRTSNLDLFEKPKRKHHQTHPQAKRCLGPNIAQRPQTADQRSEIGHWELDTVQGQKNGNDSVVLVMTDRLSRVNITSKIAGKTAHAVNQFFINLRQKMGTDAYYRIFKTITSDNGSEFSELTQVHDHVFYADPYSPWERGSNEINNRFLRKEITKGEAINNYSSAQIIATNDWMNHYPRAMFNGHSSMDIYRKAFYQEISQLHQPIINWSVLFI; this comes from the coding sequence ATGACGCACTTAAATGATACCATGTCTACTATTTTATTGACTACTCATAAAAAGAATGCTCATCTTACTAAAGAAGAACGTGTGATGATTGCGACTTTAAAGTCGCAAGGACTTTCCAATCGCGCAATTGGTCGCCAATTAGGAGTTAATCATCAAACAATTAATAACGAGCTCAACCGTGGTACGGTCCGCCAACTTCGTCGTCAAAAATCTAATGGTAAGATTTACGAATATTCTTACTACATCTATAGTTATGAAGCTGGTCAGGCCACATATCTTGAACATCACCGCCATTCTGGTCGTCGTCGCTTATATTATTCTTCAAAGCAATTTTTACGATTAGCTGATCAGCTAATGCTTGGTGAGTTTGACGACCACCATTACTCCCCACAAGCGGTTATTTATAAGGCTCGAGATTTAATGAATGATGGCACCCTGATCCCAAAGTCGGTTGTAACTTTATATCAATGGATTAATGAGGGTGTGCTTCGTACGTCCAATTTAGACCTCTTTGAAAAACCTAAACGTAAGCATCATCAAACTCATCCGCAAGCTAAAAGGTGCTTAGGGCCTAATATTGCTCAACGACCTCAAACTGCGGACCAACGGTCCGAAATTGGCCATTGGGAACTGGATACAGTTCAGGGACAGAAAAACGGTAATGACAGTGTTGTACTAGTAATGACTGATCGCCTTTCACGAGTTAATATCACGAGTAAAATTGCTGGTAAAACTGCGCATGCAGTAAATCAGTTCTTTATAAATTTGCGCCAGAAAATGGGCACAGATGCTTACTATCGCATTTTTAAGACAATAACCTCTGACAACGGTTCAGAATTTAGTGAGTTAACACAAGTTCACGATCATGTTTTCTATGCTGATCCGTATTCCCCTTGGGAACGTGGATCCAATGAGATCAATAACCGGTTTCTCCGCAAGGAGATTACCAAAGGTGAAGCTATAAATAACTATAGTAGTGCTCAGATCATAGCGACTAATGATTGGATGAATCACTATCCACGAGCTATGTTTAATGGACATTCGTCAATGGATATCTATCGTAAGGCCTTCTACCAAGAGATATCACAGCTCCATCAACCAATAATCAATTGGTCAGTATTATTTATTTGA
- a CDS encoding teichoic acid D-Ala incorporation-associated protein DltX: protein MTKLLQEHPHWRFALKTLFYFVVILLLIYMYGYYGAGQEPFIYNEF from the coding sequence GTGACAAAATTGTTGCAAGAACACCCACACTGGCGGTTCGCGCTCAAGACGCTGTTCTATTTTGTCGTAATTCTCCTGTTGATTTACATGTATGGTTACTATGGCGCTGGCCAAGAACCATTTATCTATAATGAATTCTGA
- a CDS encoding sugar O-acetyltransferase — protein MDNSYRRDNELPYIATKEVLQEQLRAKKAFREYNEVMPFDLERGRELIAESGIRHGTEIYLEPPFYCEYGNHIKVGDYFYANTGCIISDVGEVVIGDHVLFGPRVNILTAGHPVHPVSRNSGYEYGMPITIGNNVWLGGNVTVCPGVTIGNNVVIGAGSVVTKDIPDNVVAVGNPCHVLRKITEADKPYYFKNRKFDDEAWEAIQNRK, from the coding sequence ATGGATAATTCATATCGGCGCGATAATGAGCTGCCCTATATTGCTACTAAGGAAGTCTTGCAAGAGCAGCTAAGGGCGAAGAAAGCATTTCGGGAGTACAACGAAGTAATGCCATTTGACCTTGAAAGGGGGCGAGAACTGATTGCTGAGTCTGGAATAAGGCATGGCACGGAAATATACCTGGAACCGCCTTTTTACTGTGAGTATGGGAATCATATCAAAGTCGGCGATTATTTTTACGCTAATACTGGCTGCATCATCTCTGATGTTGGTGAAGTTGTAATTGGTGACCATGTCTTGTTCGGCCCGCGCGTAAATATTTTAACGGCTGGTCACCCGGTTCATCCGGTAAGTCGTAATTCTGGATATGAATATGGAATGCCGATCACCATCGGTAATAACGTTTGGCTAGGCGGGAATGTTACTGTCTGTCCGGGCGTTACCATTGGCAATAACGTGGTAATTGGTGCAGGAAGCGTGGTCACTAAGGATATTCCTGACAATGTGGTCGCCGTAGGTAATCCGTGCCATGTCTTGCGAAAAATAACGGAAGCGGATAAGCCCTATTACTTTAAGAACAGAAAATTCGATGATGAGGCTTGGGAAGCCATCCAAAATAGAAAGTAG